The following coding sequences lie in one Sphingomonas sp. M1-B02 genomic window:
- a CDS encoding TonB-dependent receptor — MTRSVSAASPAFLALACVGFIASAPAYASDPTDPITGTSEVADQDARQDREQIIVSGEAYQPHQASPKATRTVRDTPQTVTVITGETIEQQNLLTLRDMLSTVPGITFGAAEGGSPPADSINLRGYSASSDITQDGVRDSAAYSRSDSFNLEQLEVVNGASSVYGGSGSVGGSINIVTKRPLAETRVLASAGVGTDEYYRGTIDANLRASDLIAVRLNAMVHRNDVPGRDVENYKRWGIAPSVTLGIGGPTKLTLQYVHQEDENIPQYGVPYYQTAVNAGPIPGVDRSDYFGYRNVDTQEITVDQATAIFEHELSDQVSIRNLTRWQQVSQLTVVGPPQGTYCLTGGVQPSGAACPATVPVGYYLIGGPRGNFRDSQNELMYDQIDLRAVFDTGGIEHTLVAGASASWEKYLLSTGNALRNANGTLAYSAYPLINFSNPNEVVPGPAGFTYGSNVYTGPVNRIESGRQRGEVTNYALYLFDAMKLGKFELNGGIRWESNSGNFQTDSSTAATLTVPQGPIVIGPRLHNDAEMFSYRVGLLYKPVESVSLYGAFGNSKTPSQNAVNGACTVATCNVKPEGAKNYEIGAKAELANGRLLLSVAAFRNERDSYRIASGDPTIPDQVLDGHSRVDGVALSAIGKITPAWSITAHYTYLKSELIQSVSDFCLANPSAACGNSVAVRDPGAGASLQNTPEHSGSLFTTYTLPFGLTLGYGLTYQGKFVFNLPTLAAPTVFSVDDYLVHSAYVAYDVTKNLRAQLNVKNIGDKEYYTRIRNNGWATPGDGRAAVLSLNYAFQ; from the coding sequence GTGACGCGTTCCGTTTCTGCCGCTTCGCCGGCCTTTTTGGCGCTTGCCTGCGTGGGATTCATTGCCAGTGCTCCGGCATATGCGTCGGACCCGACCGATCCGATCACCGGCACGTCGGAAGTGGCGGATCAGGATGCGCGCCAGGATCGCGAGCAGATCATCGTCAGCGGCGAAGCCTATCAGCCGCATCAGGCGAGCCCCAAGGCGACTCGCACCGTCCGCGATACGCCGCAGACGGTCACCGTCATCACCGGCGAGACGATCGAGCAGCAGAATCTACTGACGCTGCGCGATATGCTCTCCACCGTGCCGGGCATCACCTTCGGCGCGGCCGAAGGGGGCAGCCCGCCCGCCGATTCGATCAACCTGCGCGGCTATTCGGCGAGCAGCGACATCACCCAGGACGGGGTGCGCGACAGCGCGGCCTATAGCCGGTCGGATTCGTTCAACCTCGAGCAGCTCGAAGTCGTGAACGGCGCAAGCTCGGTCTATGGCGGCTCGGGCTCGGTCGGCGGTTCGATCAATATCGTTACCAAGCGTCCGCTGGCCGAGACGCGCGTGTTGGCCAGCGCCGGCGTGGGCACCGACGAATATTATCGCGGCACGATCGACGCCAATCTCCGCGCAAGCGATCTGATCGCGGTGCGCCTCAATGCGATGGTCCACCGCAACGATGTGCCGGGCCGCGACGTGGAGAATTACAAGCGTTGGGGCATCGCGCCCTCGGTGACGCTGGGCATCGGCGGGCCGACCAAGCTGACGCTGCAATATGTCCACCAGGAAGACGAGAATATCCCGCAATATGGCGTTCCTTATTACCAGACCGCGGTGAATGCGGGGCCGATACCGGGCGTCGATCGCAGCGATTATTTCGGCTATCGCAACGTCGACACGCAGGAAATCACGGTCGACCAGGCGACCGCGATCTTCGAGCATGAGCTGAGCGACCAGGTCTCGATCCGCAACCTCACGCGCTGGCAGCAGGTCTCCCAGCTGACCGTCGTCGGGCCGCCGCAGGGCACCTATTGCCTGACCGGCGGGGTGCAGCCGAGCGGCGCGGCCTGCCCCGCGACCGTGCCGGTGGGCTATTATCTGATCGGCGGGCCGCGCGGCAATTTCCGCGATTCGCAGAACGAGCTGATGTACGACCAGATCGACCTGCGCGCGGTGTTCGACACCGGCGGCATCGAGCATACCCTGGTCGCAGGCGCGTCAGCGAGCTGGGAGAAGTATCTGCTCTCCACCGGTAACGCGCTGCGCAACGCCAATGGCACCCTGGCCTATAGCGCCTATCCGCTCATCAATTTCTCCAACCCCAACGAAGTCGTGCCGGGCCCTGCAGGCTTCACCTATGGCAGCAACGTGTACACCGGACCCGTCAACCGGATCGAGAGCGGGCGTCAGCGCGGCGAAGTCACCAATTACGCGCTCTATCTGTTCGACGCGATGAAGCTGGGCAAGTTCGAGCTCAACGGCGGTATCCGCTGGGAGAGCAACAGCGGCAATTTCCAGACCGACAGCTCGACCGCGGCGACGCTTACCGTGCCGCAGGGCCCGATCGTCATCGGCCCGCGGCTGCATAACGACGCGGAGATGTTCTCCTACCGGGTCGGCTTGCTCTACAAGCCGGTGGAATCGGTCAGCCTCTATGGCGCGTTCGGCAATTCGAAGACGCCCTCGCAAAACGCCGTCAACGGCGCCTGCACCGTCGCCACCTGCAACGTGAAGCCGGAGGGGGCCAAGAATTACGAGATCGGCGCCAAGGCAGAACTGGCCAATGGCCGGCTGTTGCTGAGCGTCGCGGCGTTCCGCAACGAGCGCGACAGCTATCGGATCGCGTCGGGCGACCCGACCATTCCCGATCAGGTGCTCGACGGCCATTCGCGCGTCGACGGTGTGGCGCTCAGCGCGATCGGGAAGATCACGCCGGCCTGGTCGATCACCGCGCATTACACCTATCTGAAGAGCGAACTGATCCAGTCGGTCTCGGACTTCTGCCTGGCCAATCCCAGCGCGGCGTGCGGCAACAGCGTGGCGGTGCGCGATCCGGGGGCCGGGGCCTCGCTCCAGAATACTCCGGAACATTCGGGAAGCCTGTTCACCACCTATACGCTGCCGTTCGGCCTGACGCTGGGATACGGCCTCACCTATCAGGGCAAGTTCGTGTTCAACCTGCCGACGCTCGCGGCGCCGACGGTCTTCAGCGTCGACGATTATCTCGTCCACAGCGCCTATGTCGCTTATGACGTGACCAAGAATCTGAGGGCGCAGCTCAACGTCAAGAATATCGGCGACAAGGAATATTATACCCGCATCCGCAACAATGGCTGGGCCACTCCCGGCGATGGCCGCGCCGCGGTGCTGTCGCTGAACTACGCCTTCCAGTAG
- a CDS encoding NAD-glutamate dehydrogenase: MKSMMTSLTQAFEARLLEGALPGELEGFDQSERAEAASFVAETAAIRPPGAPRIRLETYLDEERRRMRLAVVNDDMPFLVDSISGAIAAHDIAVYRIIHPILPVERDADGKLVSIDPATGGHRESMIYIEMERGDARTRRALVSELERTLDQVRDAVEDWPALQAAMAADAASIHSVEGAALLRWFHDGAMTLLAHEAWRSDGTSADQLGLARYTLDTPILAEASRQAAIEHFRSGGDAPLLLKSNSISTVHRRAPLDIVVVPILTGADVTGLSIHAGLWTSAALFDSPEEVPVLRARLADLEKKLGFDPKGHTGKAMAHALTALPHDLTTAFDQDSLEKLVLTAMSVSDRPRSKLALVRSLLGRHLFAFVWLPRDEVSTGRREAIGAMLEEAANGPLINWSISLEDGVVALLRYTLDLRGGGVMPDAALLDARLERMVRGWVPAVEAALVEQAGAASTRLALRFAHAFPAVYRTTSTPEEAARDILRIAKLGAPGDRSARIIPLPDRPGEYRVKLYAQGSPLALSDAVPAFENFGFRVIEEVPTELAGGTFLHDFVVASGNLRGDLAVIEDALVAVLEGTAENDLFNRLIVEGGMAPASVILFRAWFRYLRQTGLSYGMATVVDALRRAPAVAAALIERFEAAHNPVRAGTDKSAVEAATRAIDAGLDAVSAIDDDRILRTLRGVVMATLRTNAFAPAAREALAFKLDSAKVPGLPQPLPWREIWVYSPRVEGIHLRAGPIARGGLRWSDRRDDFRTEILGLMKAQRVKNAVIVPTGAKGGFYPKNLPSPATDRDAWLAEGTESYRIFIRALLSITDNIVAGAVVHPDQVAILDGEDPYFVVAADKGTATFSDVANAIAIERDFWLGDAFASGGSHGYDHKAMGITARGGWISVQRHFLELGTDVQTESIRVVGCGDMSGDVFGNGMLLSKALKLVAAFDHRHIFLDPEPDPAASWEERARMFALPRSSWADYAPALISKGGGVFARTEKSIPLSPEVQAMLGLDVAEIDPTGLISAILKAPADLLWFGGIGTYVKAAAESHIDVGDPANDRLRVNAEDLRVRAVGEGANLGVTQAARIAFASLGGRINTDFIDNSAGVDCSDNEVNIKIALNREMIEGRLSFEDRNALLADMTDDVAHLVLEDNRLQTLALSFLENDGAMSLPSYVRVIEILEAAGRLDRAVEGLASNEDMLRRAQEGRGLTRPELSVLLASTKLALQDAIEHSTLGEDPELLDDLLAAFPQAMQQRFPQAIEDHRLRKEIVATKLANRVINRLGVLHPFELAEEEGASVRDIAAMFVVAERLFCLPETWAAVESAPISEGARLALLDEMAVAARGQVADLLRICRPGDSPAAIVARLKPGIDALDRQAKALLLDEVRAQSGRISAKLEATGAPAELVAKVVRLFELDGAVGLAELGMRKGIDETELTRAFTHLGQVLGLDWAQSTAARIVTADPWERLLIAGLARDFQQLRLEFLSRLEGDPAAGVEKWLVEQRPRVDQFAHLVRRARQAAAPNAAMLAQIAGQARLLLGR, translated from the coding sequence ATGAAAAGCATGATGACGTCGCTGACGCAGGCGTTCGAAGCGCGGTTGCTCGAAGGAGCGCTGCCAGGGGAGCTCGAAGGTTTCGACCAGAGCGAGCGCGCGGAAGCAGCGAGCTTCGTCGCAGAGACCGCGGCGATCCGCCCGCCCGGCGCCCCGCGGATCCGGCTGGAAACCTATCTCGACGAAGAGCGGCGGCGAATGCGGCTCGCAGTCGTCAATGACGACATGCCCTTCCTGGTCGATTCGATCTCGGGCGCGATCGCCGCGCACGATATAGCGGTCTATCGCATCATCCACCCGATCCTGCCGGTCGAGCGCGACGCCGACGGAAAGCTGGTCTCGATCGATCCCGCCACCGGCGGCCACCGCGAATCGATGATCTATATCGAGATGGAGCGCGGCGACGCCCGCACCCGGCGCGCGCTGGTGTCCGAGCTCGAACGCACGCTCGATCAGGTCCGCGACGCGGTCGAAGATTGGCCCGCACTCCAGGCCGCGATGGCGGCCGACGCCGCGTCGATTCACTCGGTCGAGGGCGCGGCATTGCTGCGCTGGTTCCACGATGGCGCGATGACGCTGCTCGCGCACGAGGCGTGGCGCAGCGATGGCACCAGCGCCGATCAGCTCGGCCTCGCCCGCTACACGCTCGACACGCCTATCCTCGCCGAGGCGTCGCGCCAGGCGGCGATCGAGCATTTCCGCAGCGGCGGCGATGCACCCCTGCTCCTCAAGTCCAATTCGATCTCGACCGTCCATCGCCGCGCGCCGCTCGATATCGTTGTGGTGCCGATCCTCACGGGAGCCGACGTGACCGGTCTTTCGATCCACGCCGGCCTGTGGACCAGCGCGGCCTTGTTCGACTCGCCCGAGGAAGTGCCGGTGCTGCGCGCGCGCCTCGCCGATCTGGAGAAGAAGCTCGGTTTCGATCCCAAGGGGCATACCGGCAAGGCGATGGCGCATGCGCTGACCGCGCTGCCGCACGATCTGACGACGGCGTTCGATCAGGATTCACTCGAGAAGCTCGTGCTCACCGCGATGTCGGTCTCCGATCGCCCGCGTTCGAAGCTGGCGCTGGTCCGCAGCCTGCTCGGCCGGCATCTGTTCGCCTTCGTCTGGCTGCCGCGCGACGAAGTCTCCACCGGCCGCCGCGAGGCGATCGGCGCGATGCTCGAAGAGGCGGCGAACGGCCCGCTGATCAACTGGTCGATTTCGCTCGAAGACGGCGTCGTCGCGCTGCTGCGCTATACGCTCGATCTGCGCGGCGGCGGGGTGATGCCCGACGCGGCGCTGCTCGATGCACGGCTCGAGCGGATGGTGCGCGGCTGGGTGCCCGCGGTCGAGGCCGCCTTGGTCGAGCAGGCCGGCGCCGCGTCCACGCGTCTCGCGCTGCGGTTCGCACACGCCTTCCCGGCTGTCTATCGCACCACCAGCACGCCCGAAGAAGCGGCGCGCGACATCCTGCGGATCGCCAAGCTCGGCGCGCCCGGCGATCGCTCCGCCCGGATCATCCCTTTGCCCGATCGTCCCGGCGAATATCGCGTCAAGCTCTATGCCCAGGGGTCTCCGCTCGCTCTGTCGGACGCGGTGCCGGCGTTCGAGAATTTCGGGTTCCGCGTGATCGAGGAAGTGCCCACCGAACTGGCGGGCGGCACCTTCCTGCACGATTTCGTCGTCGCCTCGGGCAATTTGCGGGGCGACCTTGCGGTCATCGAGGACGCCTTGGTCGCGGTGCTCGAAGGGACTGCCGAAAACGACCTCTTCAACCGGCTGATCGTCGAGGGCGGCATGGCCCCCGCCTCGGTCATCCTGTTCCGCGCCTGGTTCCGCTATCTGCGCCAGACCGGCCTCAGTTACGGCATGGCGACCGTGGTCGATGCGCTCCGCCGCGCCCCCGCGGTGGCCGCGGCGCTGATCGAGCGGTTCGAGGCGGCGCACAATCCCGTCCGCGCTGGCACGGACAAAAGCGCCGTGGAGGCCGCGACCCGGGCGATCGACGCAGGGCTCGACGCCGTTTCGGCGATCGACGACGATCGCATCCTGCGCACGCTGCGCGGCGTCGTCATGGCGACGCTGCGTACCAACGCCTTCGCCCCCGCCGCGCGCGAGGCGCTCGCCTTCAAGCTCGATTCGGCAAAGGTCCCCGGGCTTCCCCAGCCGCTGCCGTGGCGCGAGATCTGGGTCTACAGCCCCCGCGTCGAGGGCATCCACCTGCGCGCCGGCCCGATCGCCCGCGGCGGACTGCGCTGGTCCGATCGCCGCGACGATTTCCGCACCGAGATACTCGGCCTGATGAAGGCGCAGCGCGTCAAGAACGCAGTGATCGTGCCCACCGGGGCGAAGGGCGGATTCTACCCCAAGAACCTCCCCTCCCCCGCCACCGATCGCGACGCCTGGCTCGCCGAGGGGACCGAGAGCTATCGCATCTTCATCCGCGCCTTGCTGTCGATCACCGACAATATCGTCGCGGGCGCGGTGGTGCATCCCGATCAGGTCGCGATCCTCGACGGCGAGGACCCCTATTTCGTCGTCGCCGCGGACAAGGGCACCGCAACCTTCTCCGACGTCGCCAACGCGATCGCGATCGAGCGAGATTTCTGGCTCGGCGACGCCTTTGCCTCGGGCGGCAGCCACGGCTACGATCACAAGGCGATGGGGATCACCGCGCGCGGCGGCTGGATCTCGGTGCAGCGCCATTTCCTCGAGCTCGGCACCGACGTGCAGACCGAATCGATCCGCGTCGTCGGCTGCGGCGACATGTCGGGCGATGTGTTCGGCAACGGTATGCTGCTGTCGAAGGCGCTGAAGCTGGTCGCCGCCTTCGACCATCGCCACATCTTCCTCGATCCCGAGCCCGATCCCGCAGCCAGCTGGGAAGAGCGCGCGCGGATGTTCGCGCTGCCGCGATCGAGTTGGGCGGACTATGCCCCCGCGCTGATCTCGAAGGGCGGCGGGGTGTTCGCCCGCACCGAAAAGTCGATCCCGCTCAGCCCCGAGGTCCAGGCGATGCTAGGACTCGACGTGGCCGAGATCGATCCGACCGGCCTGATTTCCGCGATCCTCAAGGCGCCCGCCGACCTGCTCTGGTTCGGCGGCATCGGCACCTATGTGAAGGCCGCGGCGGAGAGCCATATCGATGTCGGCGATCCCGCCAACGATCGCCTGCGCGTCAACGCCGAGGATCTGCGCGTGCGGGCCGTCGGCGAAGGCGCCAATCTGGGCGTGACCCAGGCCGCGCGCATCGCCTTCGCCTCGCTGGGCGGGCGGATCAACACCGATTTCATCGACAATTCGGCCGGGGTCGATTGCTCGGACAATGAGGTCAACATCAAGATCGCGCTCAACCGCGAAATGATCGAGGGCCGGCTTTCGTTCGAGGACCGCAACGCCTTGCTCGCCGATATGACCGACGACGTCGCCCATCTCGTGCTCGAGGATAACCGGCTCCAGACGCTGGCGCTCTCGTTCCTCGAGAATGACGGGGCGATGTCGCTGCCCAGCTATGTGCGGGTGATCGAAATCCTCGAGGCGGCGGGCAGGCTCGATCGCGCGGTCGAAGGCCTCGCATCGAACGAGGATATGCTCCGCCGCGCGCAGGAGGGCCGCGGGCTCACCCGTCCCGAGCTTTCGGTGCTGCTCGCCTCGACCAAGCTCGCGCTGCAGGATGCGATCGAGCACAGCACGCTCGGCGAGGATCCCGAACTCCTGGACGATCTGCTCGCCGCCTTCCCGCAGGCGATGCAGCAGCGCTTCCCCCAGGCGATCGAGGACCACCGGCTCCGCAAGGAAATCGTCGCGACCAAGCTCGCCAATCGCGTCATCAACCGGCTCGGCGTGCTTCACCCGTTCGAGCTCGCCGAGGAGGAAGGCGCGTCGGTGCGCGACATCGCCGCGATGTTCGTCGTCGCCGAGCGGCTGTTCTGCCTGCCCGAGACCTGGGCAGCGGTGGAGAGCGCGCCGATCAGCGAAGGCGCAAGGCTCGCATTGCTCGACGAAATGGCGGTCGCCGCGCGCGGCCAGGTTGCCGATCTGCTGCGCATCTGCCGTCCGGGCGACAGTCCCGCAGCGATCGTCGCCCGGCTCAAGCCCGGCATCGACGCGCTCGATCGCCAGGCGAAGGCGCTGCTTCTCGACGAGGTTCGCGCGCAGAGCGGGCGCATCTCCGCCAAGCTCGAGGCGACCGGCGCACCGGCCGAGCTGGTCGCCAAGGTCGTGCGGCTGTTCGAGCTCGACGGTGCCGTGGGCCTCGCCGAACTCGGCATGCGCAAGGGCATCGACGAGACCGAGCTGACCCGCGCCTTCACCCATCTCGGCCAGGTATTGGGGCTCGACTGGGCGCAGTCGACTGCGGCGCGCATCGTAACCGCCGACCCCTGGGAGCGGCTGCTGATCGCCGGCCTTGCGCGCGATTTCCAGCAATTGCGGCTGGAATTCCTGAGCCGGCTGGAGGGCGATCCCGCCGCGGGCGTGGAGAAATGGCTCGTCGAGCAGCGCCCGCGCGTCGACCAGTTCGCCCACCTCGTCCGCCGTGCGCGCCAGGCGGCGGCGCCCAATGCGGCAATGCTCGCACAGATAGCGGGACAGGCGCGGTTGCTGCTGGGGAGATAG
- a CDS encoding ribbon-helix-helix domain-containing protein gives MKVDPPPGGFQGPCKRSVTIAGHATSISLEPIFWAALERAAVEHALPLSALIAAIDHARIQADDPPNLASALRSWLFAAPIQSPHR, from the coding sequence GTGAAGGTCGATCCGCCCCCCGGCGGCTTTCAGGGCCCGTGCAAGCGTTCGGTGACGATTGCCGGGCATGCGACTTCGATCAGTCTCGAGCCGATCTTCTGGGCCGCGCTGGAACGCGCGGCCGTGGAACACGCACTTCCGCTCAGCGCGCTGATTGCGGCCATCGACCATGCCAGGATCCAGGCGGACGACCCACCCAACCTCGCCAGCGCGCTACGCAGCTGGCTGTTCGCGGCGCCGATCCAATCACCTCATAGATGA
- a CDS encoding Fe2+-dependent dioxygenase has translation MMITVPDLLDRAAVARVRAIIDAAEWVDGNVTSGHQSALAKQNEQLPEGSAAARAAGAIVLEALGTSPLFFAAALPLKVFPPLFNRYGEGQTFGTHVDNAIRIQRGTDFRIRSDLSITLFLEDPADYDGGELVVEDHFGVHSVKLPAGHAILYPSSSLHHVTPVTRGRRVASFFWLQSMVRDDGNRRILFDLDQAVQRLTGQLGGADRSVIELTGVYHNLLRSWADS, from the coding sequence ATGATGATCACCGTTCCCGACCTGCTCGATCGAGCCGCAGTTGCGCGGGTGCGGGCGATCATCGATGCGGCCGAATGGGTCGACGGCAACGTCACCTCCGGGCATCAGTCGGCGCTGGCGAAGCAGAATGAGCAATTGCCAGAGGGCAGCGCTGCGGCGCGCGCGGCGGGGGCGATCGTGCTCGAAGCGCTGGGCACGTCGCCGCTCTTCTTCGCGGCCGCGTTGCCGCTCAAGGTCTTCCCGCCCTTGTTCAACCGCTATGGCGAGGGGCAGACCTTCGGCACGCATGTCGACAATGCGATCCGCATCCAGCGCGGCACCGACTTTCGCATTCGCAGCGACCTGTCGATAACGCTCTTCCTCGAAGACCCCGCCGACTATGACGGGGGCGAACTGGTGGTGGAGGATCATTTCGGCGTGCACAGCGTCAAGCTGCCCGCGGGGCATGCGATACTCTATCCCTCGTCGAGCCTGCATCATGTCACGCCCGTCACGCGCGGGCGGCGGGTGGCATCCTTCTTCTGGCTGCAATCGATGGTGCGCGACGATGGCAATCGCCGGATCCTGTTCGATCTCGACCAGGCGGTGCAGCGGCTGACGGGCCAGCTCGGCGGGGCCGACCGATCGGTGATCGAGCTGACCGGCGTCTATCACAATCTGCTGCGGAGCTGGGCGGACAGCTGA
- a CDS encoding FAD:protein FMN transferase, whose protein sequence is MGTSWSVRLVAPKRGLPGGLQAGVEAVLARIIAQMSQWEPSSDISRFNRSAPGSWQRLPPEFVHVLTTALAVSDKSEGAFDPALGIAADHWGFGASEPPSRPELEAVPSGRASIELDALLLRARRTARAALDFSGIAKGYAVDRVAAHLHQLGLTDFLVEIGGELSGHGIKPDGQPWWVELEQPPGLRLPGLRVALHGLAIATSGDYRRTVEKDGKRLGHTLDPRTGRPLENQVASLTVLHAECMLADAWATALTVLGPERGPAIAEREDLAMHMVVREGAGVREIFSPALEAMLG, encoded by the coding sequence ATGGGCACGAGCTGGTCCGTCCGCCTGGTCGCCCCCAAGCGGGGGCTGCCCGGCGGGCTGCAGGCGGGCGTGGAGGCCGTGCTCGCACGCATCATCGCGCAGATGAGCCAGTGGGAGCCCTCCTCCGACATCAGCCGCTTCAATCGCTCCGCCCCCGGCAGCTGGCAACGCCTCCCGCCCGAGTTCGTCCATGTCCTCACCACCGCGCTGGCCGTCTCGGACAAAAGCGAAGGCGCATTCGATCCCGCGCTGGGAATAGCCGCCGACCATTGGGGCTTCGGCGCGAGCGAGCCGCCGAGCCGGCCCGAACTGGAAGCCGTCCCCTCTGGCCGAGCATCTATCGAGCTGGACGCGCTTTTGCTCCGCGCCCGCCGCACCGCGCGCGCGGCGCTCGATTTCTCGGGCATCGCCAAGGGCTATGCCGTCGATCGCGTCGCGGCGCATCTGCACCAGCTCGGTCTCACCGATTTCCTCGTCGAGATTGGCGGCGAGCTTTCGGGCCACGGCATCAAGCCCGACGGTCAGCCCTGGTGGGTCGAGCTGGAGCAGCCGCCCGGCCTCCGCCTGCCCGGCCTCCGCGTCGCGCTTCACGGCCTGGCTATCGCCACGTCGGGCGATTATCGGCGCACCGTCGAAAAGGACGGCAAGCGGCTCGGCCATACGCTCGACCCGCGCACGGGCCGCCCGTTGGAAAACCAGGTCGCCTCGCTGACCGTGCTGCACGCCGAATGCATGCTCGCCGACGCCTGGGCCACCGCGCTCACGGTACTGGGGCCCGAGCGCGGTCCTGCCATCGCCGAGCGCGAGGATCTGGCGATGCACATGGTAGTCCGCGAAGGCGCGGGAGTTCGGGAGATATTCTCGCCCGCGCTCGAGGCGATGCTCGGCTGA
- a CDS encoding DUF4198 domain-containing protein: MKKFRTTILAAAAMLALATPAALQAHRQWMLPSATVVSGDDVWVTIDAAVSNDLFYFEHQPLRGDPKVFAPDGTVLDVENKATGRYRTTFDVHLTQKGTYKVAVVSTGLMGSYMLNGERKPLPRGTTTATLANAIPAGATDVRTSESSSRNEVFITSGEPTTTVLKPTGVGIELVPVTHPNDLVAGETATFQFLLDGKPMANQAVTVIPGGIRYRDKLNQMDLKTDAQGNVKISWPEPGMYWLNVTTGGGREGGMGPGAQGAAPAAAPVGPAPRRANYVTTLEVLAP; encoded by the coding sequence ATGAAGAAATTCCGCACCACCATCCTCGCCGCCGCCGCGATGCTGGCACTTGCCACCCCCGCCGCGCTTCAGGCGCATCGCCAGTGGATGCTCCCTTCCGCCACCGTCGTCTCGGGCGACGACGTCTGGGTCACGATCGACGCCGCCGTCTCGAACGATCTCTTCTATTTCGAGCACCAGCCGCTGCGTGGTGACCCGAAGGTCTTCGCGCCCGACGGCACCGTGCTCGATGTAGAGAATAAGGCGACGGGCCGCTATCGCACCACCTTCGACGTCCATCTGACCCAGAAGGGCACCTACAAGGTCGCCGTCGTCAGCACCGGGCTGATGGGCAGCTACATGCTGAACGGCGAGCGCAAGCCGCTGCCGCGCGGCACCACCACCGCGACGCTGGCAAACGCGATCCCCGCCGGCGCCACCGACGTGCGCACCAGCGAATCCTCGAGCCGCAACGAGGTGTTCATCACCTCGGGCGAACCCACCACCACCGTGCTCAAGCCGACCGGCGTCGGCATCGAGCTGGTCCCGGTCACGCATCCCAACGACCTCGTCGCCGGCGAGACCGCGACCTTCCAGTTCCTGCTCGACGGCAAGCCGATGGCCAACCAGGCGGTGACCGTGATCCCCGGCGGCATTCGGTACCGGGACAAGCTCAACCAGATGGACCTCAAGACCGATGCGCAGGGCAATGTGAAAATCAGCTGGCCCGAGCCCGGCATGTACTGGCTCAACGTCACCACCGGCGGCGGCCGCGAAGGCGGGATGGGCCCCGGTGCCCAGGGTGCCGCCCCGGCGGCGGCCCCGGTCGGCCCCGCCCCGCGTCGCGCCAATTACGTGACCACGCTCGAGGTTCTCGCTCCCTGA
- a CDS encoding PepSY-associated TM helix domain-containing protein, with translation MHGTAAPAKAKRSRKSFWLKQLHTWHWMSSALSLIGLLLFAITGFTLNHAAEIEGSPQTAEVAAQLPPVLLSQVAPDGAPDSKKPLPPAVSTWLAEKLPLSARGEAEWSADEIYLAQPRPGGDGWIAIDRTSGAVTSEKTSRGWIAYLNDLHKGRNSGTVWKWFIDIFVAACIIFSLTGLVLLQLHSRHRKSTWPLVGLGLIVPAALAIFFIH, from the coding sequence ATGCATGGAACTGCCGCACCGGCCAAAGCTAAGCGCAGCCGGAAGAGCTTCTGGCTGAAGCAGCTCCACACCTGGCACTGGATGAGCTCGGCGCTCAGCCTGATCGGGCTGCTGCTGTTCGCGATCACCGGCTTCACGCTCAACCACGCCGCGGAGATCGAGGGCTCGCCGCAGACCGCGGAGGTCGCGGCGCAGCTTCCGCCCGTCTTGCTGAGCCAGGTCGCCCCGGACGGCGCGCCGGACAGCAAGAAGCCGCTTCCCCCCGCGGTATCGACCTGGCTCGCCGAAAAGCTGCCCTTGTCGGCGCGCGGCGAGGCCGAATGGTCGGCCGACGAAATCTATCTCGCCCAGCCGCGCCCCGGCGGCGACGGCTGGATCGCGATCGACCGTACCAGCGGCGCCGTCACCAGCGAGAAGACCAGCCGGGGCTGGATCGCTTACCTCAACGATCTCCACAAGGGCCGCAATTCGGGCACGGTGTGGAAGTGGTTCATCGACATCTTCGTCGCCGCCTGCATCATCTTCTCGCTGACCGGCCTCGTTTTGCTCCAGCTCCATTCGCGCCACCGCAAGAGCACCTGGCCGCTGGTCGGGCTCGGGCTGATCGTGCCCGCGGCGCTCGCCATCTTCTTCATCCACTAG
- a CDS encoding DUF2271 domain-containing protein, with protein MQIRLTGLTLTAFGATGMLAVPAAAQTLDLTVTIPRLTVAEYHRPYVAIWLEKEGAAPRTLAVWYDHDMKANEGTKWLRDVRQWWRVSGRSMKFPADGVTGATRAPGANRISFTGGRGAMPTLSPGNYTLVVEAAREVGGRELVRLPFAWPAGGTASANGTSELGAVRLTIRR; from the coding sequence ATGCAGATCCGCCTCACCGGGCTCACCCTGACCGCCTTCGGCGCGACCGGCATGCTCGCGGTCCCCGCCGCCGCGCAGACGCTGGACCTGACCGTCACCATTCCGCGCCTGACCGTCGCCGAGTATCACCGGCCCTACGTCGCGATCTGGCTCGAGAAAGAGGGCGCCGCGCCGCGCACGCTGGCGGTCTGGTACGATCATGACATGAAGGCCAATGAGGGCACCAAATGGCTCCGCGACGTGCGCCAATGGTGGCGCGTATCCGGCCGCTCGATGAAATTCCCCGCCGACGGCGTCACCGGCGCCACCCGCGCGCCCGGCGCCAACAGGATAAGCTTCACCGGCGGCCGCGGCGCGATGCCCACGCTCAGCCCGGGCAACTATACGCTAGTGGTCGAGGCCGCCCGCGAAGTCGGCGGCCGCGAGCTGGTCCGCCTGCCCTTCGCCTGGCCCGCCGGCGGCACCGCATCCGCAAATGGCACCAGCGAGCTCGGCGCCGTCCGGCTCACCATACGCCGCTGA